In Rubripirellula tenax, the following are encoded in one genomic region:
- a CDS encoding ATP-binding protein: protein MKSMGGMAETLEVRLQEAIASKLTHLEFLELVLADESLVRNDRKIDRGVRRAGFRDVRRLEDFDFSFNRSIDPNHVARSPRP from the coding sequence ATGAAATCAATGGGCGGCATGGCCGAAACCCTCGAGGTTCGCCTTCAAGAAGCCATCGCAAGCAAGCTAACTCACCTGGAGTTCTTGGAACTGGTGCTGGCCGATGAATCGCTGGTTAGAAACGATCGCAAGATCGACCGCGGTGTCCGTCGGGCAGGCTTTCGCGATGTACGCCGACTGGAAGACTTTGACTTCTCGTTCAACCGAAGCATCGACCCAAATCATGTGGCTCGATCACCTCGCCCCTGA
- a CDS encoding putative PEP-binding protein, translating into MWQRNYVKIHPQALLDFGKLDDASQAAIESVTKTYDDEPSYFVDKLAAGIAMICAAFYPKDVIVRLSEFETNEYANVIGGEAYEPVEANPMIGFRDASRFYHPSFQEAFGLECKAVQKVRPDMGLRKLKLMIPFCRTIEEGQRVQEEMAKHDGCGLFRAQFDG; encoded by the coding sequence GTGTGGCAACGCAACTACGTCAAAATCCACCCGCAGGCGCTGTTGGACTTCGGCAAACTGGATGATGCGTCCCAAGCCGCCATCGAATCAGTGACCAAAACCTACGACGACGAACCAAGCTACTTCGTCGACAAATTGGCCGCAGGCATCGCAATGATCTGTGCCGCGTTTTACCCCAAGGACGTCATCGTTCGGCTCAGCGAGTTCGAGACGAACGAATACGCCAACGTGATCGGTGGCGAAGCCTACGAACCGGTCGAAGCAAACCCAATGATCGGCTTCCGCGATGCGTCACGCTTCTATCACCCCAGCTTTCAAGAAGCGTTCGGACTGGAGTGCAAAGCCGTCCAAAAAGTGCGACCGGACATGGGCCTGCGAAAGTTAAAACTGATGATACCGTTCTGCCGAACCATCGAAGAGGGCCAACGTGTCCAGGAGGAAATGGCCAAGCATGATGGGTGTGGTCTCTTCAGGGCGCAGTTTGACGGTTGA
- a CDS encoding Crp/Fnr family transcriptional regulator, which translates to MKPDDTDPLNSIGIGDGLCGTDRTRLRRLAVTVDCDAADTIFREGERHPFVYWVVEGQVSLEMATSGTNMQPLITLATGDLLAWSALLTNRRMSATANTTEPTRLLRFQTDELLALCSVNHEIGYHVMQHIAAQLAQRLLATRLQMLDLFRHPTTTSAEPIQ; encoded by the coding sequence ATGAAACCAGATGACACAGACCCATTGAATTCGATTGGCATCGGTGACGGCCTTTGCGGAACCGATCGAACCAGGCTACGTCGTTTGGCGGTTACGGTGGATTGCGATGCCGCCGATACTATCTTTCGCGAAGGAGAACGGCATCCGTTTGTCTATTGGGTCGTCGAGGGTCAGGTTTCCCTCGAAATGGCTACCAGCGGAACGAACATGCAACCACTGATCACGCTCGCCACCGGTGATCTGCTGGCTTGGTCGGCGTTGCTGACGAACCGACGCATGAGCGCGACGGCCAACACGACCGAGCCGACGCGGTTGCTGCGTTTCCAAACCGATGAACTGCTGGCGTTGTGTTCCGTCAACCATGAGATCGGATACCACGTGATGCAGCACATCGCCGCTCAGTTGGCCCAGCGACTGTTGGCGACTCGATTGCAAATGCTGGATCTATTTCGGCATCCGACCACTACCAGTGCGGAGCCAATCCAGTGA
- a CDS encoding 4Fe-4S dicluster domain-containing protein: protein MNVSAVRFLARDDLQSLIECLVDSGYDVIGPTIAQQAIVYRSVRNVTELPLGWTDHQEPAVYRLNEDPSERMFRFNSSPDSWKRFFFPASSEIGTATLTDDGWQFETPTASTPRYALLGVRACDLAAIAVQDRIFRDNDYVDTAYRRRQEAAFIVAVNCGTAASTCFCTSMGTGPQCNAGYDLLMTEINDGFSIESGSDRGAEVLEGLNTIELKTSQAEEAAAEIQNARDSITKRFDTEGVHDLLLNNLEHANWAAVAERCLSCANCTMVCPTCFCSTVDEVANLSNTEVTRVRQWDSCFNIDFSRTAGGVVRDDTRSRYRQWLTHKLATWKDQFDVSGCVGCGRCITWCPVGIDLTAEVAALRESKS, encoded by the coding sequence GTGAACGTGTCCGCTGTCCGCTTTCTCGCTCGTGACGACTTGCAGTCGTTGATCGAATGCTTAGTCGACAGCGGGTACGACGTCATTGGCCCCACCATCGCTCAACAGGCCATCGTCTATCGCAGTGTTCGCAATGTCACCGAACTGCCGCTTGGCTGGACGGACCATCAAGAACCGGCGGTCTACCGGTTGAACGAAGACCCTTCCGAGCGAATGTTTCGATTCAATTCGAGCCCTGATTCATGGAAGCGATTTTTCTTTCCGGCATCATCGGAGATCGGCACCGCAACTTTAACCGATGACGGTTGGCAATTTGAAACCCCCACGGCATCAACGCCGCGATACGCATTGCTTGGCGTACGGGCTTGCGATCTGGCGGCGATCGCGGTGCAAGATCGCATTTTTCGTGACAATGACTATGTCGACACGGCCTACCGCCGACGGCAAGAAGCCGCCTTCATCGTTGCGGTCAATTGCGGAACGGCCGCAAGCACTTGTTTCTGCACTTCGATGGGCACCGGCCCGCAGTGCAATGCTGGATACGACCTTTTAATGACCGAGATCAACGACGGCTTTTCGATCGAATCGGGCTCTGATCGCGGGGCGGAAGTTCTTGAAGGGCTCAACACGATTGAATTGAAGACATCGCAAGCCGAAGAAGCCGCTGCTGAAATCCAGAACGCTCGCGACAGCATCACCAAACGATTCGATACCGAGGGCGTCCATGATTTGTTGCTCAACAATTTGGAACATGCGAACTGGGCGGCGGTGGCCGAGCGTTGTTTATCGTGTGCGAATTGCACGATGGTTTGTCCGACGTGTTTTTGTTCGACCGTGGATGAAGTCGCGAACCTTTCGAACACGGAAGTCACCCGCGTTCGGCAATGGGACAGTTGTTTCAACATCGACTTCAGCCGCACCGCGGGCGGCGTCGTTCGCGACGACACACGTAGTCGATATCGACAATGGCTGACGCACAAGCTGGCGACCTGGAAAGACCAATTTGACGTCTCCGGGTGCGTGGGCTGCGGTCGCTGCATCACTTGGTGCCCGGTCGGAATTGATCTGACCGCTGAAGTTGCGGCATTGCGGGAATCCAAATCATGA
- a CDS encoding cation-translocating P-type ATPase, whose protein sequence is MSAITDALSKPKADDPAAAHAQTVSSTLAKWETSAETGLSSNEVTRRRETHGVNTIQTSETVRWHQVLMRQFADVLIIILVVAGLVSAAVGEATDAIAIFAIVVLNGLLGFAQEWKAERSLAALRQMLAPRCRVIREGDEREIDAADLVPGDLVQIETGDRVPADLRITRCMNLKMDESALTGESVSAEKSNEPVDEATDLAERTCMAWTGTAATAGRGMGVVIATASNTEFGRIAKLTETIDRDTTPLQQKLSVLGKQLGTAAVVISILVALTGWWMGKPLMEMFFTAVSLAVAVVPEGLPAVVTLTLALGVREMVRRKALLRRLRAAEGLGSATVICTDKTGTLTQNQMTVQRIWLVAGEVTVTGVGCDPAGHFEVAGEKIDYRKREDLLALLRSGLQCNHARLKKDADGWQPIGEPTESAIVVAAHKAWIDPSEQPQPDHEFSFTSNRKRMTVIADQDGASIAHTKGAPEVLLLLCNDIFDGDVVRPLTSEDRQNVATAIEDMAGRGLRTLAIARREVCVGEACDEQSVESSLTLLGIIGMMDPPRVEVPEAIALAKAAGIRVFMITGDSPVTATAIARQIGLKVDQAIVGAQLEAMDDKTLEDALDGDVVFARTTPEHKLRIVKLLQSQGHIVGMTGDGVNDAPALKKADIGIAMGKRGTDVAKGAADIVLTDDNFSSIIGAVEEGRRQYDNIQKFVRYLLSSNTGEVVAIFLNILMGGPLLFLPVQILWMNLVTDGLTAVALGLEPAEKNTMHRPPRRPDEPVLTKSGMAVIAALGTYVGLASLWLFHHYLDDADPGSIAIAQTVAFTGIIVVEKINVLNFRSLAAPIWTIGFWSNPWVLLAIASTISLQVAAVYVPALQSVLHTVPLSLTDWMLIVAVALPVFVLVEIIKAIAWIRPRRETA, encoded by the coding sequence ATGAGTGCAATAACGGATGCCCTATCGAAACCGAAAGCGGATGATCCAGCGGCCGCGCACGCTCAAACCGTTTCGTCGACGCTTGCGAAGTGGGAGACCTCAGCCGAGACCGGTTTAAGTAGCAACGAGGTCACGCGACGCCGCGAAACGCATGGTGTTAACACGATTCAAACCAGTGAGACCGTGCGTTGGCATCAGGTGCTGATGAGGCAGTTCGCCGACGTCTTGATCATCATCTTGGTGGTCGCCGGGTTGGTTTCCGCAGCCGTGGGTGAGGCGACCGATGCGATCGCGATCTTTGCGATCGTGGTCTTGAACGGGCTGTTGGGGTTTGCCCAGGAATGGAAGGCCGAACGATCGCTCGCTGCTCTGCGCCAAATGCTTGCACCGCGATGTCGTGTGATTCGTGAGGGCGACGAACGCGAGATCGACGCTGCGGACTTAGTACCCGGTGACCTTGTTCAGATTGAAACCGGCGATCGAGTTCCGGCAGACTTGCGAATCACGCGTTGCATGAATTTGAAGATGGACGAGTCCGCGTTGACGGGCGAATCAGTCTCGGCGGAAAAATCGAACGAGCCGGTCGACGAAGCAACGGACCTCGCCGAGCGAACCTGCATGGCTTGGACGGGCACCGCCGCGACGGCTGGCCGCGGGATGGGCGTTGTTATTGCGACGGCATCGAATACGGAGTTCGGCCGCATCGCCAAGCTGACCGAAACGATTGACCGCGATACCACGCCGCTGCAACAAAAGCTGAGCGTTCTCGGCAAGCAACTTGGCACCGCCGCCGTGGTCATTTCGATTCTCGTCGCGTTGACCGGTTGGTGGATGGGCAAGCCGCTCATGGAAATGTTCTTCACGGCGGTCTCGTTGGCGGTTGCCGTGGTGCCCGAAGGCTTACCGGCCGTGGTCACCTTGACGCTGGCATTAGGCGTTCGGGAGATGGTGCGACGCAAAGCACTTCTGCGTCGATTGCGAGCGGCGGAAGGCTTGGGCTCAGCAACAGTCATCTGCACCGACAAAACCGGAACATTGACGCAGAACCAAATGACGGTCCAGCGAATCTGGTTGGTCGCCGGCGAAGTGACGGTCACGGGCGTGGGTTGCGATCCCGCAGGCCATTTTGAAGTCGCGGGCGAAAAGATTGACTACCGCAAGCGTGAAGACCTGCTGGCGTTGCTGCGTTCGGGTTTGCAGTGCAATCATGCGCGACTGAAGAAGGATGCCGATGGCTGGCAACCGATCGGCGAGCCGACCGAATCGGCGATCGTCGTCGCGGCTCACAAAGCATGGATTGATCCAAGCGAGCAACCCCAACCGGACCACGAATTTTCGTTCACGTCGAATCGAAAACGGATGACCGTGATCGCCGATCAAGATGGCGCTTCGATCGCGCATACGAAGGGTGCCCCCGAGGTTCTGCTGCTACTATGCAACGACATCTTCGATGGCGACGTGGTGCGTCCGCTGACATCCGAAGATCGACAAAACGTCGCCACGGCGATCGAAGACATGGCTGGTCGAGGATTGCGAACGCTGGCGATCGCGCGTCGTGAAGTGTGTGTCGGCGAGGCCTGTGATGAGCAAAGCGTCGAATCGAGTCTGACATTGCTGGGCATCATCGGCATGATGGACCCGCCTCGCGTCGAAGTTCCCGAAGCTATCGCGTTGGCCAAGGCGGCGGGCATTCGCGTCTTCATGATCACGGGTGATTCACCAGTGACGGCCACCGCGATCGCTCGGCAGATCGGGCTGAAGGTGGATCAAGCTATCGTTGGCGCTCAACTTGAAGCGATGGATGACAAGACGCTGGAAGACGCACTGGACGGCGATGTTGTTTTCGCACGCACGACGCCCGAGCACAAACTGAGGATTGTCAAACTACTACAGTCTCAAGGTCACATCGTTGGCATGACCGGCGACGGCGTGAACGATGCACCGGCACTGAAAAAAGCCGACATTGGCATTGCGATGGGCAAACGCGGAACCGATGTCGCCAAAGGTGCCGCCGACATTGTGCTGACGGATGATAATTTCAGCTCGATCATTGGTGCGGTCGAAGAGGGTCGCCGGCAATACGACAACATTCAAAAATTCGTTCGCTATCTTTTGTCGTCCAACACCGGCGAAGTGGTGGCGATCTTCCTGAACATTTTGATGGGCGGACCGCTGCTGTTTTTGCCGGTGCAGATCCTGTGGATGAACTTGGTCACCGACGGATTGACCGCCGTCGCCCTCGGACTAGAACCTGCTGAAAAGAACACGATGCACCGACCACCTCGACGTCCCGACGAACCGGTGTTGACCAAGTCGGGCATGGCGGTGATTGCGGCACTGGGAACTTACGTGGGACTGGCCTCGTTGTGGTTGTTTCACCACTACCTTGACGACGCTGACCCTGGATCCATCGCGATCGCTCAAACGGTGGCGTTCACGGGAATCATTGTGGTCGAAAAGATCAATGTGTTGAACTTTCGTTCGCTCGCCGCACCCATTTGGACGATCGGATTTTGGTCCAATCCGTGGGTATTGTTGGCGATCGCTTCGACAATTTCATTGCAAGTCGCCGCTGTCTATGTGCCCGCGCTGCAGTCTGTCCTGCACACCGTTCCGCTATCGCTGACAGACTGGATGTTGATCGTCGCAGTCGCGCTTCCGGTCTTTGTTTTGGTGGAGATCATCAAGGCGATCGCGTGGATTCGACCGCGTCGTGAGACAGCCTGA
- a CDS encoding class I fructose-bisphosphate aldolase, translating to MSASITELLGNDADYLLNHQSQTIPQDRLHVPGANYLERVVCGSDRNQRVINSLSRIFGHGRLAGTGYVSILPVDQGIEHSAGASFAPNPDYFDPEGIVRLAIEGGCNAVASTIGVLGAVSRKFAHRIPFLVKINHNELLSYPNSYDQVMFTSVDRAYDLGAVAIGATIYFGSEESRRQIVEVAAAFERAHELGMATVLWCYLRNPAFKKDQDYHTSADLTGQANHLGVTLQADIIKQKLPTNNGGYNAVQFGKTSTLVYDRLTTDHPIDLCRYQVANCYMGRAGLINSGGASSGASDLAEAVKTAVINKRAGGTGLISGRKAFQRPVAEGIELLNRIQDVYLDETITVA from the coding sequence ATGTCTGCCTCCATCACAGAACTGCTCGGCAATGACGCCGACTATCTACTCAATCACCAAAGTCAAACCATCCCTCAAGATCGGCTGCACGTTCCCGGTGCAAATTACTTGGAACGTGTTGTCTGTGGAAGCGACCGCAATCAACGCGTCATCAACAGCCTGTCGAGAATCTTTGGCCATGGGCGATTAGCTGGCACCGGCTATGTTTCCATCCTGCCGGTTGACCAAGGCATCGAACACTCCGCGGGTGCATCGTTCGCTCCCAACCCCGACTACTTCGATCCAGAAGGCATTGTTCGGTTGGCTATCGAAGGCGGTTGCAACGCGGTTGCATCAACGATCGGAGTGCTGGGGGCGGTCTCACGGAAGTTCGCTCATCGAATCCCGTTCTTGGTAAAGATCAATCACAACGAACTGCTTAGCTATCCCAATTCGTACGACCAAGTGATGTTCACCAGCGTCGATCGGGCGTACGACCTGGGTGCCGTTGCGATTGGAGCGACCATCTACTTCGGATCCGAGGAATCACGGCGACAGATCGTCGAAGTTGCTGCGGCGTTTGAGCGTGCTCACGAGTTGGGCATGGCGACGGTGCTGTGGTGCTACCTTCGCAATCCCGCTTTCAAAAAAGATCAAGACTATCATACGTCCGCCGACTTGACCGGCCAAGCGAATCACCTGGGCGTCACGCTGCAAGCCGACATCATCAAGCAGAAACTGCCGACGAACAACGGCGGCTACAACGCGGTCCAGTTCGGCAAGACATCAACATTGGTTTACGACAGACTCACGACGGATCATCCGATCGACCTGTGTCGCTACCAAGTGGCGAACTGCTACATGGGTCGCGCGGGACTGATCAATTCCGGCGGCGCGTCGTCAGGTGCGTCGGATCTGGCCGAGGCCGTCAAGACAGCGGTCATCAACAAACGCGCCGGCGGCACCGGCTTGATCTCCGGTCGCAAGGCATTCCAACGTCCGGTGGCCGAGGGCATCGAACTGCTCAATCGAATCCAGGATGTTTATCTGGATGAGACGATCACGGTGGCCTAG
- a CDS encoding endonuclease domain-containing protein, whose amino-acid sequence MTNEHPRSKRNPERTKFARDQRQQANEFARDVWELVRGRRIQNAKFRREHPVGPYTLDFVCLELKLNLEIDGKDHFTEEGRSRDAKRDAYLKRLGFEVLRINGYRVTQDRGAVRNEIEQVVLRLRSSAPHPQPLSPKRGEGSQDAENDR is encoded by the coding sequence ATGACAAACGAACACCCCCGGTCGAAACGCAATCCCGAACGCACGAAGTTCGCACGCGATCAGCGACAACAAGCGAATGAGTTTGCTCGAGACGTTTGGGAACTTGTCCGAGGTCGTCGTATCCAGAACGCCAAGTTCCGTCGGGAGCATCCGGTTGGTCCGTATACGCTCGACTTTGTCTGCTTGGAGTTGAAATTGAACCTGGAGATTGACGGCAAGGATCACTTTACCGAAGAGGGGCGCTCACGTGATGCGAAACGCGATGCGTACTTGAAGCGACTCGGGTTCGAGGTGCTACGGATTAACGGGTATCGCGTCACTCAGGATCGCGGTGCGGTGAGGAACGAGATCGAACAAGTAGTGCTGAGGTTGCGCTCGAGTGCCCCTCACCCCCAGCCCCTCTCCCCGAAACGGGGAGAGGGGAGCCAGGATGCTGAAAATGACCGCTGA
- a CDS encoding glycogen debranching protein yields the protein MTADSPSWASKEGSPFPLGVSFVESQGALNFAIYSKHAHRVTLLLFRESNQDEPSLCVELDYLTNKSGAIWHCRVEADRLADACYYGYQIDGPPPGAAFAFHCFDHEKLLLDPYAHSVHFPDRFTRDAARQPGSNIGRAPVGVLPRTECQFDWGEDVRPRYDSDLVIYELHVRGFTRHESSAVGPMRRGTFLGVCDKIPYLQRLGVTAVELMPVFQFDPDDGNYWGYMPLALFAPHHDYASDKHGCKQRDEFRTMVRQLHAAGIEVLLDVVYNHTCEGDHAGPVYSFKGIDNSTYYVASQDSQRPYANFSGTGNTLHTANRSVRRLIVDSMRYWVQEMHVDGFRFDLASIFTRGSDGAINTDDPPIVGQIGAEDDLADIRLIAEPWDASGAFQLGRGFPGMRWMQWNASFRDCVQCFVRGDAGMIGELMTRLYGSCDLFPDERFYAYRPFQSVNYVSSHDGLTMADLMSFTGKNNWANGHDNTDGPSDASCNCGWEGIEEVPAEVIQRRKQRVKNFFALLMLAAGTPMFRMGDEFMNTQSGNSNPYNQDNETSWLDWSQAKTNADVLRFVRMMIAFRQQHPSIGRSRFWRDDVVWYGTDHLVDLSPTSTRLAYCLHGVSQGDQDLYVMINNANAPARFGIQEGTIGDWTRIVDTSQQSPNDILDESSGHLVPDVFYEVAASSIVVLIRNLKS from the coding sequence ATGACCGCTGACTCGCCATCTTGGGCCTCCAAGGAAGGTTCGCCGTTCCCGCTGGGCGTATCGTTTGTCGAGTCGCAAGGGGCATTGAACTTTGCGATCTATTCCAAACATGCACACCGGGTCACGTTGCTGCTGTTTCGCGAGTCAAACCAGGACGAACCGTCGCTGTGTGTTGAACTCGACTACCTGACCAACAAATCGGGTGCAATTTGGCATTGCCGGGTGGAGGCGGATCGTCTCGCAGACGCTTGCTACTACGGCTATCAGATCGACGGGCCTCCGCCGGGGGCGGCGTTTGCATTTCACTGCTTTGATCATGAGAAGTTGCTTCTCGATCCTTACGCCCATTCAGTGCACTTTCCCGATCGCTTCACCCGTGACGCAGCGCGGCAACCGGGATCCAACATTGGCCGTGCCCCCGTCGGTGTGCTACCACGTACTGAGTGTCAATTCGATTGGGGAGAAGATGTTCGGCCGCGTTATGATTCGGATCTGGTGATCTATGAATTGCATGTCCGTGGATTCACCCGGCACGAAAGTTCGGCAGTCGGTCCCATGCGTCGGGGAACGTTCTTGGGGGTTTGCGACAAGATCCCGTACCTGCAACGCCTGGGCGTGACGGCGGTCGAGCTAATGCCGGTCTTTCAGTTTGATCCGGACGACGGCAACTACTGGGGATACATGCCGCTTGCTTTATTCGCACCGCATCATGACTACGCCAGCGACAAGCATGGCTGCAAGCAGCGTGACGAATTTCGTACGATGGTCCGGCAACTGCACGCCGCTGGCATCGAAGTGTTGTTGGATGTGGTTTACAACCATACGTGCGAAGGAGACCACGCCGGCCCGGTCTACAGCTTCAAAGGCATTGACAACAGCACGTACTATGTCGCGTCACAAGATTCGCAACGGCCGTATGCCAACTTCAGCGGCACCGGCAACACGTTGCACACTGCCAACCGATCCGTCCGGCGATTGATCGTCGACAGCATGCGGTACTGGGTGCAAGAGATGCACGTCGACGGATTTCGATTTGACCTCGCCTCGATCTTCACGCGTGGATCCGATGGTGCGATCAACACAGACGATCCTCCAATCGTCGGGCAAATCGGGGCTGAAGACGATCTGGCGGACATCCGCCTGATTGCCGAACCATGGGACGCGTCGGGAGCGTTCCAACTCGGGCGAGGTTTTCCTGGCATGAGGTGGATGCAGTGGAACGCAAGTTTTCGTGATTGCGTTCAGTGTTTCGTGCGTGGCGACGCCGGCATGATTGGCGAGCTGATGACGCGACTGTATGGCAGCTGTGATCTGTTTCCCGACGAGAGGTTCTACGCCTATCGGCCGTTTCAAAGCGTCAACTACGTCTCGTCGCACGATGGGCTGACGATGGCGGATCTGATGTCGTTTACCGGCAAGAATAACTGGGCCAACGGGCACGACAACACCGACGGTCCTTCGGATGCGAGTTGCAACTGCGGATGGGAAGGCATCGAAGAGGTGCCGGCCGAGGTAATTCAGCGGCGTAAGCAACGTGTGAAAAACTTCTTCGCGCTGCTGATGCTCGCGGCGGGGACGCCGATGTTTCGGATGGGCGACGAATTCATGAACACCCAATCCGGCAACAGCAATCCGTACAACCAAGACAACGAAACCAGTTGGCTGGATTGGTCCCAGGCGAAAACGAACGCCGATGTGTTGCGGTTTGTGAGGATGATGATCGCGTTTCGCCAGCAGCATCCTTCGATCGGTCGCTCGCGTTTCTGGCGAGACGACGTTGTTTGGTATGGCACCGACCATTTGGTGGATCTGTCGCCCACTTCGACACGTTTGGCCTATTGCCTGCACGGCGTATCGCAGGGAGACCAAGACCTCTACGTGATGATCAACAACGCAAATGCGCCGGCAAGGTTTGGAATTCAAGAGGGCACGATCGGCGACTGGACACGCATCGTCGATACGTCGCAGCAGAGTCCAAATGACATTCTCGATGAATCGTCGGGTCACTTGGTTCCCGATGTGTTTTACGAAGTCGCCGCGTCCAGTATTGTCGTCCTGATTCGCAATTTAAAGTCATAA
- a CDS encoding MBL fold metallo-hydrolase → MFIQRYYLECLSHASYMVADETTQQAVIIDPQRDIDHYVQDAQDKGYTIKYVILTHFHADFVAGHIELRDRVGAEIVMGRRAEAEFAHKAMRDGDAIELGRVRLQAMETPGHTPEGITILAFDLDESDCEPKAAFTGDTLFIGDVGRPDLLASIGVTADELAVMLYDSTHHKLMNLPDETLVYPAHGAGSMCGKALSDEAVSTIGEQKKYNYALQPMSQSEFVKLVEVDQPEAPGYFVHDAVLNRKERESLDQTMAGNLTALPLAKVLEMQSSGAQVVDTRDSIDFAGAHLSGAINVGIDGKYATWAGTVLKQDSPIIVIAKDDRLAESVMRLGRIGFDHVAGYLDGGMTSLAEYPEHLATVHRITAPAVYALYASPTVLDVRSEKEFATGHIPRSVNIPLNQLQDRIDEVPTQGPLVVHCQGGYRSSIACSLLLRHGAEDVRDLVGGYKAWVQSKLPVVEPAQI, encoded by the coding sequence ATGTTTATCCAACGTTACTACCTCGAATGTCTTTCGCATGCGTCCTATATGGTCGCCGACGAAACTACTCAGCAAGCGGTGATCATCGACCCGCAACGAGACATTGATCACTACGTCCAAGATGCTCAGGATAAAGGCTACACCATCAAGTACGTCATCTTGACTCATTTTCACGCCGACTTCGTTGCCGGCCACATCGAACTGCGAGATCGCGTTGGTGCCGAGATTGTGATGGGGCGACGTGCCGAAGCCGAGTTTGCTCACAAGGCGATGCGTGATGGTGATGCCATCGAACTAGGACGCGTGCGTTTGCAAGCGATGGAGACACCAGGACACACACCAGAAGGGATCACCATCCTCGCGTTCGATCTTGACGAAAGCGATTGCGAACCCAAGGCGGCATTCACCGGCGACACGTTGTTCATCGGCGATGTCGGGCGGCCTGACCTGCTGGCGTCTATTGGCGTGACGGCGGATGAACTTGCGGTGATGCTCTATGACTCAACGCATCACAAACTGATGAACTTGCCCGACGAAACGCTGGTCTATCCCGCTCATGGTGCGGGCAGCATGTGCGGAAAAGCACTCAGCGACGAAGCCGTTTCGACGATCGGGGAACAGAAAAAATACAACTACGCCCTGCAGCCGATGTCGCAGTCGGAGTTCGTCAAGCTGGTGGAAGTGGATCAACCCGAAGCCCCCGGCTACTTCGTTCATGACGCGGTTTTGAACCGCAAGGAACGGGAGAGTCTGGACCAAACGATGGCGGGGAACTTGACGGCACTGCCGCTGGCGAAGGTATTGGAGATGCAGTCCAGCGGTGCCCAGGTTGTCGACACCCGCGACTCGATCGACTTTGCCGGTGCCCACTTGAGCGGCGCGATCAACGTTGGCATCGACGGCAAGTACGCGACTTGGGCCGGCACCGTGCTGAAACAGGATTCGCCAATCATTGTCATCGCCAAAGATGATCGTTTGGCAGAGTCCGTCATGCGTCTCGGCCGGATCGGATTCGATCATGTCGCCGGATATCTCGATGGGGGAATGACATCGCTCGCCGAGTACCCCGAACATCTCGCTACCGTTCATCGGATCACCGCCCCGGCCGTTTATGCACTCTACGCTTCACCCACGGTGTTAGATGTTCGCAGTGAAAAGGAATTCGCAACTGGTCACATCCCCCGCAGCGTCAACATTCCGCTGAATCAACTGCAAGATCGAATTGACGAGGTGCCTACTCAAGGCCCTTTGGTCGTTCATTGCCAGGGCGGATACCGATCGTCGATCGCGTGCAGTTTATTGCTACGTCATGGTGCGGAAGACGTCCGAGATTTGGTCGGCGGCTACAAGGCGTGGGTGCAATCCAAGTTGCCGGTTGTTGAGCCAGCTCAGATTTAA